Proteins found in one Bacillus subtilis subsp. subtilis str. 168 genomic segment:
- the yoqV gene encoding DNA ligase-like protein; bacteriophage SPbeta (Evidence 1a: Function from experimental evidences in the studied strain; PubMedId: 11095673; Product type h: extrachromosomal origin) gives MFVSPMLLHSIKEPFNDENYITELKFDGIRLILSKFDNQIKLYTRHNNEVTSKFPELMDLDIPDGTVLDGEVIVAASGGAPDFEAVMERFMSKKSAHNIVYCVFDVIYKDGQSIAAKPLTERKTVLNSLELDHPNVFVIEGTQGNGLAYFNLAKEKNLEGIVIKKANSPYEINKRSHNWLKVINYDYTEVLITGYTKKDIKFLLSYPDGTSAGFMEFMPHAERTKFHSMKQVKSESDEYVFIEPILCNVKHRFKTKHGKLRIPSFESWRV, from the coding sequence TTGTTTGTATCGCCAATGCTATTGCATTCAATAAAAGAGCCTTTTAACGACGAGAACTATATCACTGAGCTCAAATTTGATGGAATCAGACTCATCCTTTCTAAATTTGATAATCAGATTAAGCTATACACTCGTCACAACAACGAAGTAACAAGTAAGTTCCCAGAACTCATGGACTTAGATATTCCAGATGGAACAGTGCTCGATGGTGAAGTTATTGTAGCTGCCTCAGGTGGTGCTCCTGACTTTGAGGCTGTAATGGAACGTTTTATGTCCAAAAAATCAGCTCATAATATTGTTTACTGTGTCTTTGATGTTATCTACAAAGACGGTCAATCAATTGCAGCTAAGCCACTCACTGAGCGTAAGACAGTTCTGAATTCACTTGAACTGGATCATCCTAATGTCTTTGTTATAGAGGGAACTCAAGGTAACGGTCTTGCTTACTTCAACCTGGCCAAAGAAAAGAATTTAGAGGGAATCGTAATCAAGAAAGCTAACTCCCCTTATGAGATCAATAAACGTTCGCATAATTGGCTTAAAGTGATTAATTACGATTACACTGAGGTTCTCATAACTGGCTACACCAAAAAGGATATAAAATTCCTTCTGTCTTATCCTGATGGAACTTCAGCTGGATTTATGGAATTTATGCCACATGCAGAACGAACTAAGTTCCACTCTATGAAACAAGTTAAGTCTGAATCTGATGAATATGTATTTATCGAACCTATCTTATGTAACGTTAAGCACAGATTTAAGACTAAGCACGGTAAACTCCGCATACCTTCCTTTGAATCCTGGAGAGTGTAA
- the yoqU gene encoding conserved hypothetical protein; phage SPbeta (Evidence 4: Unknown function but conserved in other organisms) — protein MPNQEQIKRMNDINDLIKLIASIDHRTFYRKSKDRIAYFRFKKKLFFVDDYTGDDVYPYEMGYGSPNGFSHGGNMWQLVNSFRKFIITGKCGELRDYKEIWAYSYEGCMKIRQKAKEIGFIETVDYPYSFDEWMNTN, from the coding sequence GTGCCAAATCAAGAGCAAATAAAACGCATGAACGATATTAATGATCTGATAAAGCTTATTGCAAGCATTGATCATCGTACATTCTACCGCAAGTCAAAGGATCGTATAGCGTATTTCAGGTTTAAGAAAAAACTGTTCTTCGTTGATGATTACACGGGTGATGACGTTTATCCGTATGAAATGGGATACGGGAGTCCAAACGGCTTTTCGCATGGAGGCAACATGTGGCAACTGGTCAACAGTTTTAGAAAGTTCATCATAACAGGGAAATGCGGCGAGCTGAGGGATTATAAAGAAATATGGGCTTACAGCTATGAAGGATGTATGAAAATCCGTCAGAAGGCAAAAGAAATAGGGTTTATAGAGACTGTTGATTATCCTTATAGCTTCGATGAATGGATGAATACTAATTGA
- the yoqT gene encoding conserved hypothetical protein; phage SPbeta (Evidence 4: Unknown function but conserved in other organisms) — protein MELILDCFVNWSFDKIMDYILIAGLYFVFKSKSKQNYPDHFEEKRRHRN, from the coding sequence ATGGAATTAATCTTAGATTGTTTCGTGAATTGGTCATTTGACAAAATCATGGACTACATCTTAATTGCAGGACTTTATTTTGTGTTCAAATCGAAATCTAAACAGAATTATCCTGATCACTTCGAAGAAAAACGCCGGCATAGAAATTAA
- the yoqS gene encoding putative RNA-binding protein; phage SPbeta (Evidence 3: Putative function from multiple computational evidences; Product type f: factor) yields MYRKIFDMVNGSEEQSKITDWLYKLMIEDENSLYKIDIKVSKRRISEQGDIYREEGEYIENADLQTLPIGTKSFVQNGCWKGEIVSNEKKHLYMPQIGEMREIKVGSTGLNIEIE; encoded by the coding sequence ATGTACAGGAAGATTTTCGATATGGTTAACGGTAGTGAAGAGCAATCAAAAATAACTGATTGGCTATATAAATTAATGATTGAGGATGAAAATTCACTTTACAAAATCGACATTAAAGTTTCGAAAAGGAGGATTTCTGAACAAGGAGATATTTATAGAGAGGAGGGAGAATACATAGAGAACGCAGATCTTCAAACTTTACCAATCGGGACAAAATCCTTTGTGCAAAACGGTTGTTGGAAGGGTGAAATTGTTTCTAATGAAAAGAAACATTTATATATGCCACAGATTGGAGAGATGAGGGAAATCAAAGTTGGATCAACTGGGTTGAATATAGAGATTGAATAA
- the yoqR gene encoding hypothetical protein; phage SPbeta (Evidence 5: Unknown function), translating into MKKRNQYSITVDVNGGEYNQEFVILADSLSKVGRDKIIADGVTIQFNDQILELNSNKEDSNDYYKGQTLTVKEDCLNNFWKGGTVTVEDVDIHRGILIDGVVYLEKQVVDKYFSKEEE; encoded by the coding sequence ATGAAAAAAAGAAATCAATACTCAATTACAGTGGATGTTAATGGAGGAGAATATAATCAGGAGTTTGTTATTTTAGCGGATTCGCTAAGTAAAGTTGGGCGAGATAAGATAATTGCTGATGGTGTGACAATTCAATTTAATGACCAGATTCTTGAATTGAATAGTAATAAAGAAGATTCGAATGATTATTATAAGGGTCAAACATTAACTGTTAAAGAAGATTGCCTAAATAACTTCTGGAAAGGCGGAACCGTTACTGTTGAAGATGTAGATATACATAGAGGCATATTGATAGACGGTGTCGTTTACTTAGAAAAACAAGTGGTAGACAAGTATTTTTCAAAAGAAGAGGAATGA
- the yoqP gene encoding conserved hypothetical protein; phage SPbeta (Evidence 4: Unknown function but conserved in other organisms), with translation MNTYVVDDSKYKCIYAGTEKAAAFNNEFENGTRVRVWFEGHHIKTFEKEQREVCGVGEWIVKYDAATELQKEVNRLEKTYFKKKELLDTIRQADGVGREINEKKKSILNYSGC, from the coding sequence ATGAACACTTATGTAGTCGATGACAGCAAGTATAAATGTATTTATGCGGGAACTGAGAAAGCAGCTGCTTTTAATAATGAATTTGAAAACGGAACAAGAGTAAGGGTTTGGTTTGAAGGCCATCACATAAAAACGTTTGAGAAAGAACAAAGAGAAGTCTGTGGAGTAGGAGAATGGATCGTTAAGTATGATGCTGCTACTGAATTGCAAAAGGAAGTAAATCGTTTGGAAAAGACCTATTTCAAGAAGAAAGAGTTGTTAGACACTATTAGACAAGCTGATGGGGTCGGAAGGGAAATCAATGAAAAAAAGAAATCAATACTCAATTACAGTGGATGTTAA
- the yoqO gene encoding putative membrane protein; phage SPbeta (Evidence 3: Putative function from multiple computational evidences; PubMedId: 15849754, 16850406; Product type m: membrane component), which translates to MSKTIGITGFFLSIVVQSFSANDSLSHKIATGLLFVSIAIYNFDHAKDYSKASLVVICLTFFVLALGIHKLLSFSSDLFDNVNINFGVIFILQITLIIGSVAIAISIMKFICDRLKKKPNGKEC; encoded by the coding sequence TTGAGTAAAACAATCGGTATTACTGGATTTTTCTTAAGCATAGTAGTGCAATCATTTTCGGCGAATGATTCGCTATCCCACAAGATCGCTACGGGTTTATTATTTGTATCAATAGCAATTTATAATTTTGACCACGCTAAAGATTATTCCAAAGCATCCCTTGTCGTAATATGCCTCACCTTTTTCGTACTTGCCTTGGGTATTCATAAGCTTCTTTCCTTTTCGAGTGACTTATTTGACAATGTGAATATAAATTTCGGAGTAATATTCATCCTCCAAATCACATTAATAATTGGATCTGTTGCAATAGCTATCAGTATAATGAAATTTATCTGTGATCGTCTAAAAAAGAAACCTAACGGTAAAGAGTGTTAA
- the yoqN gene encoding consserved hypothetical protein; phage SPbeta (Evidence 4: Unknown function but conserved in other organisms): MVIKRNLLSNHVDEIIGEYYAAKGYSVHSIDRQENGQLIVVTERVAEEKENAKVDIAFDFVHRRPHKKKYLA, from the coding sequence TTGGTGATAAAGAGGAATCTGCTTAGCAACCACGTTGATGAGATTATCGGAGAATATTACGCTGCTAAAGGATATTCAGTCCATAGCATTGACCGCCAGGAAAATGGACAACTAATCGTTGTTACGGAGCGAGTAGCAGAGGAGAAGGAAAATGCAAAAGTTGATATAGCATTTGATTTTGTACATAGAAGACCACATAAGAAGAAGTATTTAGCATAA
- the yoqM gene encoding putative membrane bound or exported protein; phage SPbeta (Evidence 3: Putative function from multiple computational evidences; Product type m: membrane component), translating to MKLRKVLTGSVLSLGLLVSASPAFATSPSAMVKENNIVQDEISVKELHTKYIYHHNINDFKNIEKDENGRNWYLKGIEYKDGWYVGKYQANY from the coding sequence ATGAAATTAAGAAAAGTATTGACTGGTTCTGTTTTATCTCTTGGATTACTCGTTTCTGCTTCTCCTGCATTCGCTACTAGCCCATCTGCTATGGTTAAAGAGAATAACATTGTTCAAGACGAAATAAGTGTGAAAGAATTGCATACAAAGTATATTTACCATCACAATATTAATGATTTTAAAAATATTGAGAAAGACGAAAACGGTAGAAACTGGTACTTAAAAGGCATTGAATATAAAGATGGATGGTATGTAGGGAAGTACCAAGCAAATTATTGA
- the yoqL gene encoding putative endonuclease; phage SPbeta (Evidence 3: Putative function from multiple computational evidences; Product type e: enzyme), with product MDSKKHKIINGYYHKNCISCKSWLPATEENFYSVKKNKDGLHSYCKACVLKKAKESMLKNYDKQLERMRERNLLPGMKEAKKKYNSSLKKKKTQQIWQEKNKLKLKNYRLQRDAHKKHNITDVQWQKCKDYFNNKCSYCGLKIEDHKILFKGTYIQSDFHKEHVDHKGANDISNCIPACKSCNSSKHDFAFEEWYNSSNKNFSSERLLKIKEWLNRFKEERQDSEWRTKG from the coding sequence ATTGATAGTAAAAAGCATAAAATAATAAACGGATATTATCACAAGAATTGTATAAGTTGTAAAAGCTGGTTACCGGCAACTGAAGAGAATTTTTACTCTGTGAAGAAAAATAAGGATGGACTTCATTCATACTGTAAAGCTTGTGTATTAAAAAAGGCTAAAGAAAGCATGTTGAAGAATTATGACAAACAGCTTGAACGAATGAGGGAAAGAAATCTTCTTCCAGGGATGAAAGAGGCCAAAAAGAAATACAACTCAAGTTTGAAAAAGAAAAAAACACAACAAATCTGGCAAGAAAAGAACAAGCTAAAATTAAAAAACTACCGTTTACAAAGAGATGCTCACAAGAAACATAACATTACAGATGTACAGTGGCAAAAGTGCAAAGACTATTTTAACAACAAGTGTTCCTATTGCGGGCTGAAAATTGAAGATCATAAGATATTATTCAAAGGAACCTATATACAAAGTGATTTTCATAAAGAGCATGTAGATCACAAAGGGGCTAATGATATAAGCAACTGCATACCTGCTTGTAAATCTTGCAATAGCTCAAAGCACGACTTTGCATTTGAAGAGTGGTACAACTCATCAAACAAAAACTTTTCATCCGAAAGATTACTAAAGATCAAAGAGTGGCTAAATCGTTTTAAAGAGGAACGACAAGATTCAGAATGGAGGACAAAAGGATAG
- the yoqK gene encoding hypothetical protein; phage SPbeta (Evidence 5: Unknown function): MKLIEERTYEERLYIYSDDIEARKHFVSELKPKGWMVDNCWVGIDLNQIKQFYRFKRELTDDYVFNR, from the coding sequence CTGAAACTAATAGAAGAAAGAACATATGAAGAACGATTGTACATATATTCTGATGATATTGAAGCCAGAAAGCATTTCGTAAGTGAATTAAAACCAAAAGGGTGGATGGTGGACAATTGCTGGGTTGGGATTGATCTAAATCAAATAAAACAGTTTTATCGATTCAAGAGGGAATTAACTGATGATTATGTGTTTAACAGATAG
- the yoqJ gene encoding conserved hypothetical protein; phage SPbeta (Evidence 4: Unknown function but conserved in other organisms): protein MKNPTMLKLKDKLLAVIEELITKENKYRFITGGALGTDQAACWCVHILKKKHPHIKNIIATPFKEQDKVWSADQKMWYKRMLNVADEIINVEELDKYKVSGEKPGEFSPAKMQKRNEYMIDHSEAIVAVYDGSKSGTRNCLNYAKKTYLGHQLWRLHPDFNFELDITYFVG from the coding sequence ATGAAAAATCCAACAATGCTTAAACTCAAAGATAAGCTGCTTGCAGTAATTGAAGAATTAATCACTAAGGAAAACAAGTATAGGTTTATAACTGGAGGAGCGTTAGGAACTGATCAGGCTGCTTGTTGGTGTGTGCATATTCTAAAGAAGAAACACCCTCATATCAAAAACATAATTGCCACACCTTTCAAAGAACAAGATAAAGTTTGGTCTGCAGACCAAAAAATGTGGTACAAACGTATGCTTAATGTAGCAGATGAGATTATTAATGTTGAAGAATTAGATAAATATAAAGTTAGTGGAGAGAAACCAGGAGAGTTTTCGCCAGCTAAGATGCAAAAGCGAAATGAATACATGATTGATCACAGTGAGGCAATAGTAGCTGTTTATGATGGAAGTAAAAGTGGTACAAGAAACTGCTTAAATTACGCCAAGAAAACTTACTTAGGACATCAGCTATGGAGACTTCATCCTGATTTTAATTTTGAATTAGATATTACGTATTTTGTTGGATGA
- the yoqI gene encoding conserved hypothetical protein; phage SPbeta (Evidence 4: Unknown function but conserved in other organisms) codes for MIKSIILPEENTKITVGKPINDESNTKVIAIYDYREEPEEAFWVHLSNGNDLFVDNHEVIVEYE; via the coding sequence ATGATTAAATCGATTATTTTACCTGAAGAAAACACAAAAATAACTGTAGGTAAACCGATAAATGATGAATCAAATACAAAGGTAATTGCTATTTATGACTATAGAGAAGAACCAGAAGAAGCTTTCTGGGTACACTTATCAAATGGGAATGATCTATTTGTAGATAACCATGAAGTCATTGTTGAGTATGAATAG
- the yoqH gene encoding conserved hypothetical protein; phage SPbeta (Evidence 4: Unknown function but conserved in other organisms), with translation MKRFILVLSFLSIIVAYPIQTNASPMPCSVILEPVDKNLKNAKGVALIYKVQLNPPSAARTNISILAVHLPAPSSFGNYDSYEGFATKPGEISWRFKLYPTPEEESPSWAGRIDTISAEMKNVKVQVRLSNSSTQKLGPSILTKNIESCY, from the coding sequence ATGAAACGATTTATTTTAGTTTTATCCTTTTTAAGTATTATTGTTGCCTATCCCATTCAAACAAACGCCAGTCCAATGCCTTGCAGTGTAATACTGGAGCCGGTAGATAAAAATCTTAAAAATGCTAAAGGTGTAGCATTAATCTATAAGGTGCAATTGAACCCACCGAGTGCTGCCAGAACCAATATAAGTATTCTTGCTGTCCATCTTCCTGCACCTTCTTCTTTTGGAAATTACGACAGTTACGAAGGATTTGCTACTAAACCAGGTGAGATTAGTTGGCGGTTTAAACTTTATCCTACTCCTGAGGAAGAGAGTCCTAGTTGGGCGGGAAGAATTGACACAATTTCGGCCGAAATGAAGAATGTTAAAGTGCAAGTGCGTCTGTCAAATTCTAGCACACAAAAGTTGGGGCCAAGTATATTAACGAAAAATATTGAGTCCTGTTATTGA
- the yoqG gene encoding conserved hypothetical protein; phage SPbeta (Evidence 4: Unknown function but conserved in other organisms) — translation MEKMNLLKEITIFDLNKIKPGTKVQVTWYKGTEMEYTHNGEVIINNGEKFYYNYVDKEGYVGHCHVNALDLKNYPDSLIVEIKSK, via the coding sequence ATGGAGAAAATGAACCTGCTAAAAGAAATAACAATATTTGATTTAAATAAAATCAAACCTGGCACAAAAGTTCAAGTAACTTGGTATAAAGGAACAGAGATGGAGTATACACATAATGGCGAAGTTATCATTAATAATGGGGAAAAGTTTTATTATAATTACGTTGATAAAGAAGGATATGTAGGTCACTGTCATGTAAACGCACTTGATTTGAAAAACTATCCTGACAGTCTAATTGTTGAGATTAAATCAAAATAA
- the yoqF gene encoding hypothetical protein; phage SPbeta (Evidence 5: Unknown function), whose product MKFAPMDKVKFKTASHLNKLRTLKKRVPELDDPLLGECWEFEEDGLRQFDWEENYEFVARPKHFNWD is encoded by the coding sequence ATGAAATTTGCACCAATGGATAAAGTTAAATTTAAAACAGCTAGTCATCTCAACAAACTTCGAACTTTAAAAAAAAGAGTTCCTGAATTAGACGATCCTTTACTCGGCGAATGCTGGGAATTTGAAGAAGATGGTTTGAGACAATTTGATTGGGAGGAGAACTACGAATTTGTCGCTAGACCCAAACATTTTAATTGGGATTAA
- the yoqE gene encoding hypothetical protein; phage SPbeta (Evidence 5: Unknown function) → MENNVLYGVYSTRSRKFCFGIEEPSKTKARKELFNRIGTDAYKWRFEIRKIKRK, encoded by the coding sequence ATGGAGAATAATGTTTTATACGGAGTTTACAGTACTAGATCACGAAAGTTTTGCTTTGGAATTGAGGAGCCTTCAAAAACAAAAGCAAGAAAAGAGCTATTCAATCGAATTGGTACAGATGCATACAAATGGCGTTTTGAAATAAGAAAAATTAAAAGAAAGTAG
- the yoqD gene encoding putative DNA-binding protein anti-repressor; phage SPbeta (Evidence 3: Putative function from multiple computational evidences; PubMedId: 2661831; Product type r: regulator): MESYLTVIEQNGQLLVDSREVAEMVGKRHTDLLRSIDGYVAILLNAKLRSVEFFLESTYKDATGRSLKHFHLTRKGCDMVANKMTGAKGVLFTAQYVSKFEEMEKALKARPSLIDTYLDMNEDERAIAYFTERKAKRELQEQLTLAEPKVEKYDRFLNTDGLMKIGQVAKAIGIKGMGQNNLFRFLRENKVLIDGTNKNAPYQKYVERGFFQVKTQETSVGIKTITLVTPKGADFIVDLLKKHGHKREIAS; encoded by the coding sequence ATGGAAAGTTATCTAACAGTAATTGAACAGAATGGACAGCTTTTGGTTGACAGCCGTGAAGTGGCAGAGATGGTAGGTAAGAGACATACAGATTTACTTAGAAGTATTGATGGATATGTAGCGATCTTACTAAACGCAAAATTGCGTTCAGTGGAATTTTTCTTAGAAAGTACATATAAAGATGCAACTGGTCGCTCATTGAAGCATTTCCATTTAACCCGAAAAGGATGCGATATGGTTGCTAATAAAATGACTGGTGCTAAAGGGGTATTATTCACAGCTCAATATGTTTCTAAATTTGAAGAAATGGAGAAGGCGTTAAAAGCAAGACCGTCCCTAATTGATACATATCTAGATATGAATGAAGATGAACGTGCCATTGCTTATTTCACTGAAAGAAAAGCAAAACGAGAATTGCAGGAGCAATTAACATTGGCTGAACCAAAAGTGGAGAAATATGATCGCTTTCTTAATACAGATGGATTAATGAAAATAGGACAAGTGGCAAAAGCAATTGGCATAAAAGGAATGGGCCAAAACAATTTATTTCGCTTTTTGAGGGAAAATAAAGTTCTTATTGATGGAACAAACAAAAACGCCCCATATCAAAAATATGTAGAAAGAGGATTCTTTCAAGTGAAGACCCAGGAGACAAGTGTTGGAATTAAAACAATTACTCTTGTTACTCCTAAAGGTGCCGATTTTATTGTTGATCTTCTAAAGAAACATGGGCACAAAAGAGAAATAGCATCATAG
- the yoqC gene encoding putative SOS nucleotide-binding protein; phage SPbeta (Evidence 3: Putative function from multiple computational evidences; PubMedId: 22933559; Product type f: factor), whose amino-acid sequence MEVNVKTNQREKFIRNGIPYDELDTQMIHLIDILNFKIGLKTRHCCFGHKPYEEIQVMFEDEVNIKEDQILELAELAGREWKGLQLSFSKWARFSPLMFNWSLVLSKRFRNPEDPNKYRYLRSVEEFFESYAAKK is encoded by the coding sequence TTGGAGGTTAATGTGAAAACAAACCAAAGAGAAAAATTCATCCGAAATGGTATCCCATATGATGAACTTGATACACAAATGATTCATTTAATTGATATTTTAAATTTCAAAATTGGATTAAAAACACGCCACTGTTGTTTTGGGCATAAACCATACGAAGAAATTCAAGTGATGTTTGAAGACGAAGTGAACATAAAAGAAGATCAGATTCTAGAATTAGCAGAACTAGCGGGTAGGGAATGGAAAGGCCTACAGTTAAGCTTTAGCAAATGGGCAAGATTTTCCCCATTGATGTTTAATTGGTCATTGGTGTTATCGAAGAGATTCAGAAACCCAGAAGATCCAAATAAATACCGTTATCTAAGATCAGTTGAAGAATTCTTTGAGAGCTATGCTGCAAAGAAGTGA
- the yoqB gene encoding conserved hypothetical protein; phage SPbeta (Evidence 4: Unknown function but conserved in other organisms), which yields MKEFHLHKYPVTSVEGNEYAVSIYNDRHSKGFVKVSLYKKVRGFFRKEKFKCLTREGDFAPSYFEEKWDYDYIQMAINEVINYENSIKEQINHENKQKAAIEKFEAWSGQEV from the coding sequence ATGAAGGAATTTCATTTGCACAAATATCCCGTGACATCAGTTGAAGGGAATGAGTATGCCGTTAGCATTTATAACGATAGACACTCAAAAGGTTTTGTCAAAGTATCTTTATATAAAAAGGTGCGCGGTTTTTTCAGGAAAGAAAAATTCAAGTGTCTTACAAGAGAAGGAGACTTCGCTCCGAGTTATTTCGAAGAAAAGTGGGATTACGATTACATACAGATGGCAATCAATGAAGTTATTAACTATGAAAACTCCATAAAGGAGCAAATTAATCATGAAAATAAACAAAAGGCTGCAATAGAAAAATTTGAAGCGTGGAGTGGCCAGGAGGTGTAA
- the yoqA gene encoding hypothetical protein; phage SPbeta (Evidence 5: Unknown function), with product MMEEIDNNELKFRMITPDGESFLVNSAPIEGWQNDIWKTFDEQKRVFDAEIKKAFEHCNVPLEETIERAELVVDKDDNTVLTIDKLPVLILYKPEFLYSKGKAVQRYKRLYEEDVE from the coding sequence GTGATGGAGGAAATAGATAACAACGAATTGAAGTTCCGAATGATTACGCCGGATGGAGAATCATTTCTGGTTAATTCTGCACCTATTGAAGGCTGGCAAAATGATATTTGGAAGACGTTTGATGAACAGAAACGGGTTTTCGATGCAGAGATTAAAAAAGCATTTGAACACTGTAACGTACCGTTGGAGGAAACAATTGAACGGGCTGAATTAGTCGTAGATAAGGACGACAACACTGTTCTGACCATAGACAAACTACCGGTTTTAATCTTATATAAACCTGAATTTTTATATTCGAAAGGAAAAGCAGTTCAAAGATACAAACGACTTTATGAGGAGGACGTGGAATGA
- the yopZ gene encoding conserved hypothetical protein; phage SPbeta (Evidence 4: Unknown function but conserved in other organisms), which produces MTSEMQLQAQIDVIEKENKELRRRNEELGQTVECQNKQIVTQNWRLLFFASSWIVYGIVSAIKYLWG; this is translated from the coding sequence GTGACAAGTGAAATGCAATTACAGGCACAGATCGACGTTATCGAAAAAGAAAATAAGGAATTGCGTCGCAGGAATGAGGAATTAGGGCAGACGGTCGAATGTCAGAACAAACAGATCGTCACTCAAAATTGGAGACTGTTGTTTTTCGCTTCATCCTGGATCGTTTATGGAATTGTTAGTGCTATAAAATACCTTTGGGGATAA
- the yopY gene encoding conserved hypothetical protein; phage SPbeta (Evidence 4: Unknown function but conserved in other organisms) codes for MTINLKVKQEKRKGLSINDIQDGYFILRNDDVWIVKMDVTNRNKIHLIDLETFHVKTVSTKNDLKSLFEDWSRIKILSPKQVNLNIGFQWKE; via the coding sequence ATGACAATCAATTTGAAAGTAAAACAAGAGAAGCGCAAAGGGTTATCAATTAATGATATCCAAGATGGATACTTCATTTTAAGAAATGACGATGTTTGGATTGTGAAAATGGATGTTACAAATAGAAATAAGATACATTTAATCGATTTAGAGACGTTCCATGTTAAAACTGTATCAACAAAGAACGATTTGAAAAGTTTGTTTGAAGATTGGAGCCGAATTAAGATATTAAGTCCGAAACAGGTGAATTTAAATATCGGGTTCCAATGGAAAGAGTAA